One Myxococcus xanthus genomic region harbors:
- a CDS encoding M16 family metallopeptidase translates to MSKASPSKVPTRVADPALESLFDVHEATLPNGLQVRLLANHQAPVVSLYTVFQVGSRNERPGITGISHLFEHMMFNGAKKYGPKMFDKTLESNGGRSNAYTSTDLTVYYDDFSADALETVLDLESDRMRSLRISQQTLTSEREVVKEERRVRVDNDIFGLMDEELGTLVYKAHPYRWPVIGWMADIEAIRREDCQDYFRTYYAPNNAVLYIVGAIDPKKTLALVRKYYGSIPKGPAPAAVLNSEPEQKGERRAEVRHPAQSPALMLGFRGPASRDDDTFVLDVIQYVLTKGEGSRLIRSLVYEQKLAVSLMLDWSWRIDPGTILFYLALKPDSDPKKVEAALYAELEKIAREGITERELQKAQNNLRSDHLRELATNSGRAHALGHYEALLGDWRRLLTLPSTYTSITNDQVKAVAAKYFAPEHRSVVTLVPAPTEA, encoded by the coding sequence ATGTCCAAGGCTTCCCCGAGCAAAGTACCCACTCGCGTGGCGGACCCCGCACTCGAGTCCCTGTTCGACGTCCACGAGGCCACGCTTCCCAACGGCCTCCAGGTGCGGTTGCTCGCCAACCACCAGGCTCCTGTCGTCAGTCTCTACACCGTGTTCCAGGTCGGCAGCCGCAACGAGCGGCCCGGCATCACCGGCATCAGCCACCTGTTCGAGCACATGATGTTCAACGGGGCGAAGAAGTACGGCCCCAAGATGTTCGACAAGACGCTGGAGTCCAACGGCGGCCGCTCGAACGCGTACACGTCCACGGACTTGACGGTGTACTACGACGACTTCTCCGCCGACGCGCTGGAGACGGTGCTGGACCTGGAGTCGGACCGGATGCGCTCGCTGCGCATCTCCCAGCAGACGCTCACCAGCGAGCGCGAGGTGGTGAAGGAAGAGCGCCGCGTCCGCGTGGACAACGACATCTTCGGCCTCATGGACGAGGAGCTGGGCACGCTCGTCTACAAGGCGCATCCCTACCGCTGGCCTGTCATTGGATGGATGGCGGACATCGAGGCCATCCGCCGCGAGGACTGCCAGGACTACTTCCGCACCTACTACGCGCCCAACAACGCGGTGCTCTACATCGTCGGGGCCATCGACCCGAAGAAGACGCTGGCGCTGGTGCGCAAGTACTACGGGAGCATCCCCAAGGGCCCCGCGCCCGCGGCGGTGCTCAACTCCGAGCCCGAGCAGAAGGGCGAGCGCCGCGCCGAGGTCCGCCACCCCGCGCAGTCCCCCGCGCTGATGCTGGGCTTCCGGGGGCCGGCCTCGCGCGATGACGACACCTTCGTGCTGGACGTCATCCAGTACGTGCTGACGAAGGGGGAGGGGAGCCGGCTGATCCGCTCGCTGGTGTACGAGCAGAAGCTGGCCGTGTCGCTGATGCTCGACTGGAGCTGGCGCATCGACCCGGGCACCATCCTCTTCTACCTGGCCCTGAAGCCGGACTCCGACCCGAAGAAGGTGGAGGCCGCGCTGTACGCCGAACTGGAGAAGATCGCGCGAGAGGGCATCACCGAGCGCGAGCTGCAGAAGGCGCAGAACAACCTGCGCTCGGACCACCTGCGCGAGCTGGCCACGAACAGCGGCCGGGCGCATGCCCTGGGCCACTACGAGGCGCTGCTCGGTGACTGGCGCCGGTTGCTGACGCTGCCCTCCACCTACACCTCCATTACCAACGACCAGGTCAAGGCCGTGGCCGCGAAGTACTTCGCGCCCGAGCACCGCTCCGTGGTGACGCTGGTTCCCGCGCCCACCGAAGCCTGA
- a CDS encoding M16 family metallopeptidase, producing MASRKSPSRKSPARPAKRAGGKAPVARKASPKRGAPRATTSALTLPTLHESTTSSGLKVIAAERGPLPMVSVRLVIRAGSATDPDGKHGLADFTARLLRRGTRLLNAQAIDEAVEFVGASLGVGVSEDTLSVALTTPSEHFVQMLDILGQLVREPTFPQSEVDDARERELAQFANDLDDPSIIADRAMVRALWGNHPYGHDVGGSSKSVKTFTRDDVVRFHQERMGPKVSMLIVVGAVDPQRVAAAAEDAFADWTGGPDAPVAIPAPERIALGGRVIIVDKPDQTQSQVRLGGPGMRMGHEDYFPATAMNIALGGGFTSRLMNEIRVNRGLTYGVSSWFDSMNAAGVFALSTFTKTESTREIIDVALAEIGGVREKGLKPRELADAQAYLAGLYPLRTETNESIAGSIAEARLHGLGDDWVERFRDRLRAVTPKQVVAAAKKYCFAQAPAVVVLGKADAVKKQLKGLGPITVVPASEYE from the coding sequence ATGGCTTCTCGCAAGAGCCCCTCCCGAAAGTCCCCCGCACGTCCGGCGAAGCGCGCCGGCGGCAAGGCCCCCGTCGCTCGCAAGGCTTCGCCGAAGCGCGGCGCGCCCCGCGCCACGACGAGCGCCCTCACGCTTCCCACGTTGCACGAAAGCACCACGTCCAGTGGCCTGAAGGTCATCGCCGCCGAGCGCGGGCCCCTGCCCATGGTGTCCGTGCGGCTGGTGATTCGCGCGGGCAGCGCCACCGACCCGGATGGCAAGCACGGCCTGGCGGACTTCACCGCCCGGTTGCTGCGCCGGGGCACCCGCCTGCTGAACGCGCAGGCCATCGACGAAGCGGTGGAGTTCGTCGGTGCCAGCCTGGGCGTGGGTGTGAGTGAAGACACGCTGTCGGTGGCCCTCACCACACCGTCCGAGCACTTCGTACAGATGCTCGACATCCTGGGCCAGTTGGTGCGCGAGCCCACGTTCCCGCAGTCCGAAGTGGACGATGCGCGCGAGCGCGAGCTGGCGCAGTTCGCCAATGACCTGGACGACCCGTCCATCATCGCCGACCGCGCCATGGTCCGCGCGCTCTGGGGCAACCACCCCTACGGCCACGACGTGGGCGGTTCGTCGAAGAGCGTGAAGACCTTCACGCGCGATGACGTGGTGCGCTTCCACCAGGAGCGCATGGGCCCCAAGGTGTCCATGCTCATCGTGGTGGGCGCGGTGGATCCGCAGCGTGTGGCTGCCGCGGCGGAAGACGCCTTCGCTGATTGGACGGGAGGACCGGATGCGCCCGTGGCCATTCCCGCGCCGGAGCGCATTGCCCTGGGTGGGCGGGTCATCATCGTGGACAAGCCGGACCAGACGCAGTCGCAGGTTCGGCTGGGCGGCCCCGGCATGCGCATGGGCCACGAGGACTATTTCCCGGCCACGGCGATGAACATCGCCCTGGGCGGTGGATTCACCTCGCGCCTGATGAACGAGATTCGCGTCAACCGCGGCCTCACGTACGGCGTCAGCTCGTGGTTCGACTCGATGAACGCGGCCGGCGTCTTCGCGCTGTCCACCTTCACGAAGACGGAGTCCACGCGCGAAATCATCGACGTGGCGCTGGCGGAGATTGGCGGCGTCCGGGAGAAGGGGCTCAAGCCCCGCGAGCTGGCGGATGCCCAGGCCTACCTCGCCGGCCTGTACCCGCTGCGGACGGAGACGAACGAGTCCATTGCCGGAAGCATCGCCGAGGCCCGCCTGCACGGGCTGGGGGATGACTGGGTGGAGCGGTTCCGGGACCGGCTGCGCGCGGTGACGCCGAAGCAAGTCGTGGCCGCCGCGAAGAAATACTGCTTCGCGCAGGCGCCCGCCGTGGTGGTGCTGGGCAAGGCGGACGCGGTGAAGAAGCAGCTCAAGGGCCTGGGTCCCATCACCGTGGTGCCGGCGTCGGAGTACGAGTGA
- a CDS encoding RluA family pseudouridine synthase, whose protein sequence is MTDVRILFEGGGVLVVDKPPGMLVIPGREGGPSLRELLETQRRQKIFVVHRLDRDTSGALVFALDAAVHRALSGAFETGKVRKRYVALVEGRVEAPQMVDAPLVAGRKGRMRVARPGDTDAKASRTRVRPVETFERASLVEAEPLTGRTHQIRVHLLSLGHPLLVDHQYGREAPLTEKDLGGEGDSVVLSRTPLHAARVEWPALAGVEARAVEAPVPEDMARARELLRASVTSL, encoded by the coding sequence GTGACAGACGTCCGCATCCTCTTCGAGGGCGGCGGCGTGCTCGTGGTGGACAAGCCGCCCGGGATGCTCGTCATTCCCGGGCGCGAAGGCGGCCCCTCGCTGCGGGAGTTGCTGGAGACGCAGCGGCGCCAGAAAATCTTCGTGGTGCACCGGTTGGATCGGGACACCTCGGGGGCCCTCGTGTTCGCTCTGGACGCCGCGGTGCACCGGGCCCTGTCGGGTGCCTTCGAGACGGGGAAGGTGCGCAAGCGCTACGTGGCGCTGGTGGAAGGCCGGGTCGAAGCGCCGCAAATGGTGGATGCGCCCCTGGTGGCGGGCAGGAAGGGACGCATGCGCGTGGCTCGGCCTGGGGATACGGACGCCAAGGCCTCGCGCACCCGCGTGCGGCCCGTGGAGACCTTCGAGCGTGCGTCCCTGGTGGAGGCCGAGCCTCTCACGGGGCGGACGCACCAGATTCGCGTGCACCTGCTGTCCCTGGGGCACCCGCTGCTGGTGGACCATCAGTACGGCCGCGAGGCCCCGCTGACGGAGAAGGACCTGGGCGGGGAAGGGGACTCGGTGGTGCTGTCACGCACGCCGCTTCATGCCGCGCGTGTGGAGTGGCCTGCCCTGGCAGGTGTCGAGGCACGCGCCGTGGAGGCGCCCGTGCCTGAGGACATGGCCCGTGCCCGTGAGTTGCTGCGGGCGTCCGTCACTTCACTTTGA
- a CDS encoding MlaE family ABC transporter permease, with product MTTQTPSKPAREPGPFTQAVTRFGQGLIDIVSTLGGIITMGLDVFRWSVRRPFRLVNLFAQLDFVGVGSIFIVSLTGTFTGMVFALQTSTAFQLFDAESLVGPTVALTLTRELAAVFSALMVTMRAGSAMCTELGTMRVTEQVDALETMAVNPVQYLLVPRVLAGLFMVPALTMLFNTMGMGGAYVVAVGGLGISPGTFLSRTQQWLAPEDIFQGLLKGAVFGLSVSLICCFKGFNASGGAKGVGQATTEAMVASALSIFILDFILGILFF from the coding sequence ATGACCACGCAGACCCCCAGCAAGCCGGCACGCGAGCCCGGGCCCTTCACCCAGGCCGTCACGCGCTTTGGCCAGGGCCTCATCGACATTGTCAGCACCCTGGGCGGCATCATCACCATGGGGCTGGACGTGTTCCGCTGGAGCGTGCGGCGCCCCTTCCGGCTGGTCAACCTCTTCGCCCAACTGGACTTCGTGGGTGTGGGGTCCATCTTCATCGTGTCGCTCACCGGCACGTTCACCGGCATGGTCTTCGCGCTGCAGACGTCCACCGCCTTTCAGCTCTTCGACGCGGAGAGCCTGGTGGGCCCCACGGTGGCACTGACGCTCACCCGCGAGCTGGCGGCCGTGTTCTCCGCGCTGATGGTGACCATGCGGGCAGGTTCCGCCATGTGCACCGAGCTGGGCACCATGCGCGTCACCGAGCAGGTGGACGCGCTAGAGACCATGGCCGTCAACCCGGTGCAGTACCTGCTGGTTCCCCGGGTGCTGGCCGGCCTCTTCATGGTGCCGGCGCTCACCATGCTCTTCAACACCATGGGCATGGGCGGGGCCTACGTGGTAGCCGTCGGGGGCCTGGGCATCTCCCCCGGAACCTTCCTCTCCCGGACGCAGCAGTGGCTGGCGCCCGAGGACATCTTCCAGGGCCTGCTCAAGGGCGCCGTGTTCGGCCTGTCGGTGTCCCTCATCTGCTGCTTCAAGGGCTTCAACGCCTCGGGCGGCGCCAAGGGCGTGGGGCAGGCCACCACGGAGGCGATGGTGGCCAGCGCCCTGTCCATCTTCATCCTCGACTTCATCCTGGGCATCCTCTTCTTCTGA
- a CDS encoding ABC transporter ATP-binding protein: MIQVVDLHKTFGDHKVLTGINLTVPAGSTCVILGGSGSGKTVLMKHMIGLLKPDRGQVIIDGEDIVPMGVESLQKVRNKFGMVFQAAALFDSMTVFENVAFPLREHTKDPEDVIRQKVRARLDLMGLKKDVEDRFPADLSGGMRKRVGLARAIVMDPKVVLYDEPTTGLDPITTDYVDEMILAAQKELGVTSVVISHDISSAFNVADQIAFLSKGVIVASGSPEQLREADHPAVKVFLETWFGKN, from the coding sequence ATGATCCAGGTGGTCGACCTGCACAAGACGTTCGGCGACCACAAGGTGCTCACCGGCATCAACCTCACCGTGCCGGCCGGCAGCACCTGCGTCATCCTGGGCGGATCAGGCTCCGGCAAGACGGTGCTGATGAAGCACATGATTGGCCTGCTCAAGCCGGACCGCGGCCAGGTCATCATCGACGGGGAGGACATCGTCCCCATGGGCGTCGAGTCGCTCCAGAAGGTGCGCAACAAGTTCGGCATGGTGTTCCAGGCCGCCGCGCTGTTCGACTCGATGACCGTCTTCGAGAACGTAGCCTTCCCGCTGCGGGAGCACACGAAGGATCCGGAGGACGTCATCCGCCAGAAGGTCCGCGCGCGGTTGGATCTGATGGGGCTCAAGAAGGACGTCGAGGACCGGTTCCCCGCGGACCTGTCCGGCGGCATGCGCAAGCGGGTGGGGCTGGCGCGGGCCATCGTCATGGACCCGAAGGTGGTGCTCTATGACGAACCGACCACCGGCCTGGACCCCATCACCACGGACTACGTGGACGAGATGATCCTGGCCGCCCAGAAGGAACTGGGCGTCACCAGCGTGGTCATCAGCCATGACATCTCCTCCGCCTTCAACGTGGCGGACCAGATTGCCTTCCTCTCCAAGGGCGTCATCGTGGCCAGCGGTTCGCCGGAGCAGCTCCGCGAGGCGGATCACCCCGCGGTGAAGGTGTTCCTGGAGACCTGGTTCGGGAAGAACTGA
- a CDS encoding MlaD family protein, which produces MKKLVTPFRVGLLVIAAGAFFVTFVLFARKGGLSDSESTRVWAYFRDASGLAVRGRVQIAGIPVGEIDDISLEGTRAKVWLKIRNDVDLREDAVVTKRSESLLGDYLLDLNPGTESAPHLGSGGQIRRVVDTQGMEAVFESLSQITADIQEVTGALREVLGGERGAGSLQRIVENLVRLSDSVDSTVRRNADRLDTIVGNVEAISADVRGITQGNQAEITRIIDNIEFITRDVRQVLGSVKNIVGTGEGDVKETVASLKETLKKLDGTLGNLEEITRKVRDGEGAAGVLLADEAVGRELRETVQDVSRFTSRLTDLQAEIGIQSTYLAAQGNSKNVFSVRLIPKPDKYYLLELVDDPRGSVTTEVLQTNPPSEGDPVVQTRKVTKESLKVSAQFAKRWYFTTLRVGLIESTGGVGADLHFFNDALRFQVDAFNFADDELRYPRLRASLRAQPLDHLYLIAGMDDMLNAQQRDLATRRLVAGRDFFVGGGLFFTDDDLKAILTLTGIPTP; this is translated from the coding sequence GTGAAGAAGCTCGTCACGCCCTTTCGTGTGGGCCTGCTGGTCATCGCGGCGGGGGCTTTTTTCGTCACCTTCGTCCTGTTCGCTCGCAAAGGTGGTTTGAGCGACAGCGAATCCACGAGGGTGTGGGCCTATTTCCGGGATGCGTCCGGCCTCGCCGTGCGTGGGCGCGTGCAGATCGCCGGTATCCCGGTGGGCGAAATCGACGACATCTCGCTCGAGGGGACCCGGGCGAAGGTCTGGTTGAAGATTCGCAACGACGTGGACCTGCGCGAGGACGCCGTCGTCACCAAGCGCTCGGAATCGTTGCTGGGTGACTACCTGCTGGACCTGAACCCCGGCACGGAGAGCGCCCCCCACCTGGGGTCGGGTGGGCAGATCCGCCGCGTCGTCGATACCCAGGGCATGGAGGCCGTCTTCGAGTCGCTGTCGCAGATCACCGCCGACATCCAGGAGGTGACGGGGGCGCTGCGGGAAGTGCTTGGCGGTGAGCGTGGTGCGGGGTCGCTCCAGCGCATCGTGGAGAACCTGGTGCGGCTGTCGGACTCCGTGGATTCCACGGTCCGGCGCAACGCGGACCGCCTGGACACCATCGTCGGCAACGTCGAGGCCATCTCCGCGGACGTGCGCGGCATTACCCAGGGCAACCAGGCGGAAATCACCCGCATCATCGACAACATCGAGTTCATCACCCGCGACGTGCGCCAGGTGCTCGGCAGCGTGAAGAACATCGTGGGCACGGGTGAAGGCGACGTGAAGGAGACCGTCGCCAGCCTCAAGGAGACGCTCAAGAAGCTGGACGGCACGCTGGGCAACCTGGAGGAGATCACCCGCAAGGTGAGGGACGGGGAGGGCGCCGCCGGCGTGCTGCTGGCCGACGAGGCCGTGGGCCGCGAGCTCCGCGAGACGGTGCAGGACGTGTCGCGCTTCACGTCCCGCCTGACCGACCTCCAGGCGGAGATTGGCATCCAGAGCACCTACCTGGCCGCGCAGGGAAATTCGAAGAACGTCTTCTCCGTGCGGCTCATCCCCAAGCCGGACAAGTACTACCTGCTGGAGCTGGTGGACGACCCTCGCGGCAGCGTGACGACGGAGGTGTTGCAGACGAACCCGCCGTCCGAGGGCGACCCCGTCGTTCAGACGCGGAAGGTGACGAAGGAGAGCCTCAAGGTCAGCGCGCAGTTCGCCAAGCGCTGGTATTTCACCACCCTGCGCGTGGGCCTCATTGAATCCACCGGTGGCGTGGGCGCCGACCTGCACTTCTTCAACGACGCGCTCCGGTTCCAGGTGGACGCCTTCAACTTCGCGGACGACGAGCTGCGCTACCCCCGCCTGCGCGCCAGCCTGCGCGCCCAGCCCCTCGATCACCTCTATTTGATCGCCGGCATGGACGACATGCTCAACGCGCAGCAGCGGGACCTGGCGACGCGGCGCCTGGTGGCGGGCCGCGACTTCTTCGTGGGCGGCGGCCTGTTCTTCACGGATGATGATCTGAAGGCCATCCTCACCTTGACAGGCATTCCGACGCCCTGA
- a CDS encoding PfkB family carbohydrate kinase, which produces MSLLVVGSVALDSVETPFGQKEDILGGSATYFSTSASFFSPARVVAVVGEDFPEGHLNFLRGRGIDLEGLTRETGRTFRWKGRYSYELNEAQTLDTQLNVFQAFSPKLPESYRDTPYVFLGNIHPELQAQVLDQVKAPKLVAADTMNFWIKGSRAALLKTLSRVNLLFVNDAEARQLAGEHNVVKAARAIMAMGPQRVVIKRGEYGALLFEAEHIFACPAFPLAEVFDPTGAGDTFAGGFMGALATSSGVLDQALLRRAMVMGSVMASFTVEKFSLERLREVTRPEIHARFAEFRKLTHFDDLGSLER; this is translated from the coding sequence ATGTCCCTGCTCGTCGTCGGCTCCGTTGCCCTGGACTCAGTGGAAACCCCCTTCGGCCAGAAGGAGGACATCCTCGGGGGCTCGGCCACCTACTTCTCTACGTCGGCCTCGTTCTTCAGCCCCGCGCGTGTCGTGGCGGTGGTGGGCGAGGACTTCCCCGAAGGGCACCTCAACTTCCTTCGCGGACGGGGAATCGACCTGGAGGGCCTCACCCGGGAGACGGGCCGCACCTTCCGCTGGAAGGGCCGCTACAGCTACGAGCTGAACGAGGCGCAGACGCTGGACACCCAGCTCAACGTCTTCCAGGCCTTCTCCCCGAAGCTGCCGGAGTCGTACCGGGATACGCCCTACGTCTTCCTGGGCAACATCCACCCGGAGCTCCAGGCGCAGGTGCTGGACCAGGTGAAGGCGCCGAAGCTGGTGGCCGCCGACACCATGAACTTCTGGATCAAGGGCAGCCGGGCCGCGCTACTCAAGACGCTCTCCCGCGTCAACCTCCTGTTCGTCAACGACGCGGAGGCCCGTCAGCTGGCCGGCGAGCACAACGTGGTGAAGGCCGCTCGCGCCATCATGGCCATGGGCCCGCAGCGCGTGGTCATCAAGCGCGGTGAGTACGGCGCGCTCCTCTTCGAGGCCGAGCACATCTTCGCGTGCCCCGCCTTCCCCCTGGCCGAGGTCTTCGACCCCACCGGCGCGGGGGACACCTTCGCCGGCGGCTTCATGGGCGCCCTGGCCACCTCCAGTGGCGTGTTGGACCAGGCGCTGCTGCGCCGCGCCATGGTGATGGGCAGCGTCATGGCCTCCTTCACGGTGGAGAAGTTCAGCCTGGAGCGCCTGCGCGAGGTGACGCGGCCGGAGATTCACGCCCGCTTCGCCGAGTTCCGGAAGCTGACCCACTTCGACGACCTGGGCTCCCTGGAGCGATGA
- a CDS encoding TIGR02266 family protein, with translation MSENRKSTRIPTQLRCWCEGDNVTLYARISNLSEGGLFLRTSTPLARGARTVVKLSPAGHQDIQAQATVVWLREAEERALPAGMGLRFESLDSDTLGRLRQMISQQQQNQVKVGWAG, from the coding sequence TTGAGCGAAAACCGAAAGTCCACGCGGATTCCCACCCAGCTTCGGTGCTGGTGCGAGGGTGACAACGTCACGCTCTACGCGCGAATCTCGAATTTGAGCGAAGGAGGACTGTTCCTCCGCACGAGCACGCCCCTGGCACGAGGGGCGCGTACGGTGGTGAAGCTGTCTCCCGCGGGCCACCAGGACATCCAGGCCCAGGCCACGGTGGTGTGGCTTCGGGAGGCGGAGGAGCGAGCGCTTCCCGCGGGCATGGGGTTGCGTTTCGAGTCCCTGGACAGCGATACCCTGGGACGGCTTCGCCAGATGATTTCGCAGCAGCAGCAGAACCAGGTGAAGGTCGGCTGGGCCGGTTGA